In bacterium, a genomic segment contains:
- a CDS encoding ABC transporter substrate-binding protein, giving the protein MRTRMLAVVAALAIGLAVLPVSAQTPVTITWSTLATGGAIVSDVYRALVQQYERQNPGTKVNLQIQPGTSGEQLSRYVTLFAAKDSSVDVISIDVIWPSQMVAAGWLAPLDQWLSRERREEYLPGGIRANTIGGKIYGIPWYADAGLFYYRKDLLEKHRARVPQTWDEMIATAQRIVAAENNPALGGFLFQGARIEALANFFFEVLWSNGGDILDTGGKVIVDNGKGLEALNFMLDLVRRHRVTPPGVTTLPTDDTRAIFQDGRFVFLRNWTYAYGLFQGEGSKVEGKVGIAPLPRGSAGSASTLGGWQLAVSNFSRNKEAAYRLVEFLTGSVAQKSMAIQLSTVPTRKDTFEDAIVKQRAPHYPDMLKVVLNARPRPQIADYPRLSSIVQTNLHAALTNQFSAEEAITRMAREIRSLLGQ; this is encoded by the coding sequence ATGAGAACGCGCATGCTGGCGGTCGTAGCGGCGCTGGCTATCGGGCTCGCAGTGCTACCCGTTTCTGCACAGACGCCGGTCACGATCACCTGGAGCACGCTCGCGACGGGCGGGGCGATCGTCTCCGACGTCTACCGCGCGCTCGTTCAGCAGTACGAGCGCCAGAATCCCGGGACAAAGGTCAACCTCCAGATACAGCCCGGAACCTCCGGGGAGCAGCTCAGCCGGTACGTGACCCTGTTCGCGGCGAAGGACAGCTCCGTGGACGTCATCTCCATTGACGTGATCTGGCCGTCTCAGATGGTCGCCGCGGGCTGGCTCGCCCCGCTCGACCAGTGGCTCTCCAGAGAGCGACGCGAGGAGTACCTGCCGGGAGGCATCAGAGCCAACACGATCGGCGGGAAGATCTACGGGATCCCGTGGTACGCCGACGCGGGACTGTTCTACTACCGAAAGGACCTGCTGGAGAAGCACAGGGCGCGGGTCCCGCAGACTTGGGACGAGATGATCGCCACCGCGCAGCGAATCGTGGCGGCCGAGAACAACCCGGCGCTCGGCGGGTTCCTGTTCCAGGGAGCGCGCATCGAGGCGCTGGCCAACTTCTTCTTCGAGGTCCTCTGGAGCAACGGCGGCGACATCCTCGATACCGGCGGCAAGGTCATCGTGGACAACGGCAAGGGCCTCGAGGCCCTGAACTTCATGCTCGATCTGGTCCGGCGGCACCGTGTCACCCCGCCGGGCGTTACGACCCTGCCGACCGACGACACGCGCGCCATCTTCCAGGACGGCCGGTTCGTATTCCTACGAAACTGGACCTACGCCTACGGCCTGTTCCAGGGCGAGGGCTCCAAGGTGGAGGGCAAGGTGGGTATCGCGCCGCTGCCGCGGGGATCCGCCGGCAGCGCGTCCACCCTCGGCGGCTGGCAGCTCGCGGTCAGCAACTTCTCCCGCAACAAGGAAGCCGCCTATCGCCTGGTCGAGTTCCTGACCGGATCGGTCGCGCAGAAGAGCATGGCGATACAGTTGAGCACCGTGCCCACGCGCAAAGACACGTTCGAGGACGCGATCGTCAAGCAACGGGCGCCGCACTATCCCGACATGCTGAAGGTCGTCCTAAACGCCCGGCCGCGGCCGCAGATCGCGGACTACCCGCGGCTGTCGAGCATCGTGCAGACAAACCTGCACGCTGCGCTGACGAACCAGTTCAGCGCGGAGGAAGCGATCACACGCATGGCACGAGAGATTCGCTCCCTGCTCGGCCAGTAA
- a CDS encoding UxaA family hydrolase, producing the protein MRLTGYRRRNGAAGIRNHVAILPLDDLSNAAAEGAARLIPGALPLPHAYGRLQFGADLDLFFRTMIGTGANPNVAAVVVVGIEPKWTQRLADGIAKTGKPVEAFSIEGAGDLRTIERAARAAKAMMQDASEQQREPIEPKDLVISLKCGESDTTLGIAGNPALGRAVDHLVDAGATVIFGETSELTGGEHLIAARCATPEVREAFLRTHAAYIEFIQSTGADLLGSQPTEGNIAGGLSTIEEKALGNIQKTGTHPVRSVLTPAETPKGPGLHFMDTSSAAAEMITLAGAAGSVLHFFTTGQGNVIGNPIVPVVKISPNPNTTGPMSEHIDVDLSRLLFGEMSLEEAGARILEVFERTVCGRLTDAEVLGHREFVLTKLYRSA; encoded by the coding sequence ATGAGGCTCACAGGGTACCGCCGGCGGAATGGTGCGGCCGGCATCCGCAACCACGTGGCGATCCTGCCGCTCGACGATCTGTCCAACGCCGCGGCCGAGGGCGCGGCCCGTCTGATCCCGGGTGCGCTCCCGCTACCCCACGCCTACGGCCGGCTGCAGTTCGGCGCGGATCTCGACCTCTTCTTTAGAACCATGATCGGAACCGGCGCGAACCCCAACGTGGCCGCCGTCGTCGTCGTGGGCATCGAGCCGAAGTGGACGCAGCGACTGGCGGACGGTATCGCCAAGACGGGCAAGCCGGTCGAGGCCTTCTCGATCGAGGGCGCCGGCGACCTGCGCACCATCGAGCGCGCGGCCAGGGCGGCCAAGGCTATGATGCAGGACGCCAGCGAGCAGCAGCGCGAGCCCATCGAGCCGAAGGACCTGGTGATCTCGCTCAAGTGCGGGGAGTCCGACACCACCCTGGGCATCGCCGGAAACCCGGCACTCGGCCGGGCGGTGGATCACCTGGTGGACGCAGGGGCGACGGTGATCTTCGGCGAGACCTCCGAGCTGACCGGCGGTGAGCACCTCATCGCGGCGCGGTGCGCCACGCCCGAAGTACGCGAGGCGTTCCTGCGCACCCATGCGGCCTACATCGAGTTCATCCAGTCCACCGGTGCCGACCTACTCGGCTCGCAGCCGACCGAGGGCAACATCGCGGGAGGGCTCTCCACGATCGAGGAAAAGGCGCTCGGCAACATCCAGAAGACCGGCACACATCCGGTGCGGTCGGTGCTGACGCCCGCGGAGACGCCGAAGGGTCCCGGGTTGCACTTCATGGACACTTCCAGCGCCGCGGCCGAGATGATCACCCTGGCCGGGGCCGCGGGGTCCGTCCTCCACTTCTTCACCACCGGGCAGGGGAACGTCATCGGGAACCCGATCGTACCGGTGGTTAAGATCTCGCCCAACCCAAACACCACCGGGCCGATGAGCGAGCACATTGATGTGGACCTGTCGCGATTGCTTTTCGGTGAGATGAGCCTGGAGGAGGCGGGGGCGCGCATTCTCGAAGTCTTCGAGCGCACCGTCTGCGGCCGGCTCACGGATGCCGAGGTTCTGGGGCATCGCGAGTTCGTCCTGACCAAGCTCTACCGCAGCGCCTGA
- a CDS encoding carbohydrate ABC transporter permease, protein MAGRRILNRIALAALVALAIIWSLAPYLWTLFTSFKTERELYQFPVTYLPKVPTIINYVNVFTQNPFGRFLLNSAIVTVLSTVLCLFIASLAAYAFARLKFRGREPLLVGLLVVAMIPLITLIVPLYILVRKLGLLNTYWGLIAPYVTYSLPVAIFILTAFFREIPPELEEAALIDGCTRMNTLWRIIAPLAAPGLITAGIIVFVYTWNEFLIAMTLTSTTGVRTITVGIALYRGEFTFPWGVISAAVALATVPIMALILLGQRLVIRGLTAGAVKG, encoded by the coding sequence GTGGCCGGGCGCAGAATCCTCAACCGGATTGCGCTGGCGGCTCTGGTCGCGCTTGCGATAATCTGGTCGCTGGCGCCGTACCTCTGGACCCTGTTCACGTCGTTCAAGACCGAGCGGGAGCTCTACCAGTTCCCGGTCACGTACCTTCCGAAGGTCCCAACGATCATCAACTACGTCAATGTGTTCACGCAGAACCCGTTTGGCCGGTTCCTGCTGAACAGCGCCATCGTCACCGTGCTCTCGACCGTACTGTGCCTGTTCATCGCGTCGCTGGCCGCCTACGCCTTTGCGCGGCTGAAGTTCCGGGGCCGGGAACCCCTGCTGGTGGGGCTGCTTGTCGTGGCAATGATCCCGTTGATCACGCTGATCGTCCCGCTGTACATCCTGGTGCGCAAACTGGGCCTGCTCAATACCTATTGGGGGCTGATCGCGCCCTACGTCACGTACTCGCTTCCGGTGGCAATCTTCATCCTGACCGCGTTCTTCCGCGAGATCCCCCCCGAACTGGAAGAGGCGGCGCTGATTGACGGCTGCACGCGGATGAACACCCTGTGGCGGATCATCGCACCGCTGGCCGCGCCGGGCCTCATCACGGCTGGGATCATCGTGTTCGTCTACACCTGGAACGAGTTTCTGATCGCGATGACGCTCACCAGCACCACCGGTGTCCGCACCATCACCGTGGGCATCGCGCTCTACCGCGGCGAGTTCACCTTCCCGTGGGGCGTAATCTCTGCGGCCGTGGCGCTGGCCACGGTCCCGATAATGGCGCTCATCCTGCTCGGCCAACGCCTCGTGATCCGCGGCCTGACCGCGGGCGCGGTCAAGGGATGA
- a CDS encoding sugar ABC transporter permease — protein sequence MTAPTIARPGAGSRAVRRWMTGQITQGELAAVLLLPCLLFLAVFAIYPVFNAVWTSLHHLRLDQPHLGMPFVGLRNYARAFGDEYTWHAIRVTLIYTTVTVSAQFVLGLGIALVVNRLERGRGFVRAAVLLPWTMAPVLAGQMWRWLFNDQAGVINDLLNRTGLVQGQIIWLGSPVLAFFAVTVAATWGAASYMALILLAGLQGIPDDLYEASSLDGASPLQTFFAVTLPLLRNAIMVSLVLRTLGALQALDLPFAMTGGGPGNATETFALFIYKNTFQFLDFGYGAALSVILVVIALGFAGTYYRVLAPRD from the coding sequence ATGACCGCGCCGACCATAGCACGACCGGGAGCAGGATCGCGCGCGGTCCGCCGGTGGATGACCGGTCAGATCACCCAGGGTGAGCTGGCCGCGGTCCTGCTCCTGCCCTGTTTGCTTTTCCTTGCGGTCTTCGCGATCTACCCGGTCTTCAACGCGGTCTGGACCAGTTTGCACCACCTGCGGCTGGACCAACCGCACCTGGGTATGCCCTTCGTCGGGCTGCGCAACTACGCGCGGGCGTTCGGCGACGAGTATACCTGGCACGCGATCCGCGTCACGCTCATCTACACGACCGTCACGGTCTCCGCGCAGTTCGTGCTGGGTCTCGGAATCGCGCTCGTGGTCAACCGCCTGGAGCGCGGCCGGGGATTCGTGCGGGCCGCGGTGCTGCTTCCGTGGACGATGGCGCCGGTGCTCGCCGGCCAGATGTGGCGATGGCTCTTCAACGATCAGGCGGGCGTGATCAACGACCTGCTCAACCGGACCGGTCTGGTGCAGGGACAGATCATCTGGCTGGGCTCGCCGGTCCTGGCCTTCTTCGCGGTGACGGTCGCGGCCACTTGGGGAGCCGCCTCCTACATGGCGCTGATACTCCTGGCCGGCCTGCAGGGCATTCCCGATGATCTGTACGAGGCCTCCAGTCTGGACGGCGCCTCGCCGCTGCAGACCTTCTTTGCCGTGACCCTTCCTCTGCTGCGCAACGCCATCATGGTGTCGCTGGTGCTGCGGACGCTGGGCGCCCTCCAGGCCCTCGACCTGCCGTTTGCGATGACCGGCGGCGGGCCGGGCAACGCCACCGAGACGTTTGCCCTGTTCATCTACAAGAACACTTTCCAGTTCCTCGATTTCGGATACGGGGCGGCGCTGTCGGTCATCTTGGTCGTGATCGCGCTGGGCTTCGCCGGCACGTACTACCGTGTGCTGGCGCCGAGGGACTGA
- a CDS encoding IS630 family transposase, protein MALRARIVLGAAEGQSNAGLAKQLGVTRPTVLVWRRRYAKAGVAGLLKDAPRPGRRKRIGAQKVAAIVNATLHTTPRAATHWSTRSMARAQGVSEATVRRIWHAHGLQPHRTETFKLSRDPHFVRKLRDVVGLYLNPPDKALVLCVDEKSQIQALDRTQPSLPLRPGIPARQTPDYVRHGTTTLFAALNVLDGTVIGHCQPRHRHMEFLAFLERVDRMVPRRREIHLILDNYGTHKHPRVQAWFAARPRYHLHFTPTGSSWLNLVDRWFAEITRKRIRRGAFRSVRELERAIYQYLRENNKHPRPFIWTATASTIMRKIKHCKEALDAGH, encoded by the coding sequence GTGGCTCTCCGTGCCCGGATCGTGCTGGGCGCTGCTGAAGGCCAGTCGAACGCGGGTCTGGCCAAACAGTTGGGCGTCACGCGGCCGACGGTCCTGGTGTGGCGTCGGCGGTATGCAAAGGCGGGGGTCGCGGGCCTGCTCAAAGATGCGCCCCGTCCGGGCCGTCGCAAGCGGATCGGGGCCCAGAAGGTGGCGGCCATCGTGAATGCCACCCTGCACACCACCCCGCGGGCTGCGACGCATTGGAGTACGCGGAGTATGGCGCGTGCGCAGGGGGTGAGCGAGGCCACCGTGCGGCGCATCTGGCACGCGCACGGCCTGCAGCCGCATCGCACCGAGACCTTCAAGTTGAGTCGCGATCCCCACTTCGTCCGCAAGCTGCGGGATGTGGTCGGGCTGTACCTCAACCCGCCCGATAAGGCGCTGGTGCTGTGCGTGGACGAGAAAAGCCAGATCCAGGCCCTGGATCGGACGCAGCCGAGTCTGCCGCTGCGGCCGGGAATCCCGGCGCGCCAGACCCCTGACTACGTCCGCCATGGGACCACGACCCTGTTTGCGGCCCTCAACGTCCTGGACGGGACGGTGATCGGCCACTGCCAGCCGCGGCATCGGCACATGGAATTCCTGGCCTTCCTGGAGCGGGTGGACCGGATGGTTCCGCGCCGACGCGAGATTCACCTGATCCTGGACAACTACGGCACGCACAAGCATCCGCGGGTGCAGGCGTGGTTCGCCGCGCGCCCCCGCTACCATCTACACTTCACTCCCACGGGGTCGTCGTGGCTCAATCTGGTGGATCGCTGGTTTGCCGAGATCACCCGCAAGCGCATCCGGCGCGGCGCGTTCCGCAGCGTCCGCGAATTGGAGCGGGCCATCTACCAGTACCTGCGGGAAAACAACAAGCACCCCCGTCCGTTCATCTGGACGGCTACAGCATCGACGATCATGCGCAAGATCAAGCATTGTAAAGAAGCGTTAGACGCGGGACACTAG
- a CDS encoding fucose isomerase — MDKTMVRVGLVPIVRPVFRGARMGLVESSRKALAALADRLGFALAYAGAPVTDAEEARARAAEVAELLRAGALDLLLVEHVTFATGDLVVPLLGLDMPMGLWALPEATPDGPLPQNALCGLNLSLSLQTGRATPVKWFYGSPDGEAFQARLATTLQALRGRKAVREGRVLWIGGTAPGFYRLEAVPDLPLRVDRAPLDVVFNALAQVDEDSVTARLAEMDEPSSIPRDDLRPTIRLEIALERLSEGYNGIALRCWPELPDRAGTMACAAFARLADRGLPHACEGDLAGLASMLAVTAVTGEPSALLDLSHADDDGLLFWHCGNAARAWAAGTTRLEPHFNRELPAVRDMRLAPGPVSGLRFLEGRRAAVYAGTVLDRRDGYDGVAGWIGHLRWAGKPASAGGFLASVLNLRLPHHLVWGRGDAEAALLELCAWLGHDPLPFDPEDKSLRWVADAT; from the coding sequence ATGGATAAGACAATGGTTCGCGTCGGCCTCGTCCCCATCGTCCGCCCGGTCTTCCGCGGCGCTCGGATGGGTCTGGTGGAATCCAGCCGAAAGGCGCTGGCCGCTCTGGCTGACCGCCTGGGATTCGCACTCGCCTACGCCGGCGCGCCCGTGACCGACGCCGAGGAGGCACGGGCCCGCGCCGCCGAGGTCGCGGAGCTGCTCCGTGCAGGCGCGCTCGACCTTCTGCTCGTTGAGCACGTGACGTTCGCCACCGGAGATCTCGTTGTGCCTCTGCTGGGACTCGACATGCCGATGGGCCTATGGGCTCTGCCGGAGGCGACGCCGGATGGACCCCTGCCGCAGAATGCCCTGTGCGGCCTCAACCTGAGCCTGAGTCTCCAGACGGGCCGCGCGACGCCCGTGAAGTGGTTCTACGGAAGCCCTGACGGCGAGGCGTTTCAGGCGCGGCTTGCGACCACGCTGCAGGCGCTGCGCGGCCGGAAGGCGGTGCGCGAGGGCCGGGTCCTCTGGATCGGCGGAACCGCGCCCGGATTCTACCGGCTCGAAGCAGTGCCCGACCTGCCGCTGCGGGTGGACCGCGCGCCGCTCGACGTCGTGTTCAACGCGCTGGCGCAGGTGGACGAGGACAGCGTCACCGCGCGCCTGGCCGAGATGGACGAGCCCTCATCAATCCCGCGGGACGACCTGCGCCCGACGATCCGGCTTGAGATCGCGCTAGAGCGCCTCTCTGAGGGCTATAACGGGATCGCGCTGCGCTGCTGGCCTGAGCTGCCCGACCGCGCCGGCACAATGGCCTGCGCCGCGTTCGCGCGCCTGGCCGATCGCGGCCTACCACACGCATGCGAGGGCGATCTGGCCGGTTTGGCGTCCATGCTTGCGGTGACGGCCGTCACCGGGGAGCCGTCGGCGCTGCTCGACCTCTCGCACGCCGACGATGACGGGCTGCTGTTCTGGCACTGCGGCAACGCGGCGCGCGCCTGGGCCGCCGGTACCACGCGCCTGGAGCCGCACTTCAACCGCGAACTGCCCGCGGTGCGCGACATGCGCCTGGCGCCGGGTCCGGTCAGCGGACTGCGGTTCTTGGAAGGGCGCAGGGCGGCCGTTTACGCGGGCACCGTGCTCGACCGGCGCGACGGCTACGACGGCGTCGCGGGCTGGATCGGGCACCTGCGGTGGGCGGGCAAGCCGGCGAGCGCAGGCGGCTTCCTGGCCAGCGTGCTCAACCTGCGGCTCCCGCACCACCTGGTATGGGGCCGCGGCGACGCGGAGGCCGCGCTGCTGGAGCTGTGCGCGTGGCTGGGGCACGATCCGCTGCCGTTCGATCCCGAGGACAAATCACTCAGGTGGGTGGCCGATGCGACTTGA
- a CDS encoding DUF333 domain-containing protein, with protein MPRVLELVLASCIVAALVGCAPTTRPQPTSTQKLAGQIANPASDNCAKQGGTPAIKKRGDGGEYGVWMFADNRQCEEWAMLRGECPVGGIKITGYLTPAASVVRHK; from the coding sequence ATGCCCCGAGTTCTAGAGTTGGTGTTAGCTTCGTGCATTGTCGCGGCACTGGTTGGCTGCGCTCCCACAACGAGGCCGCAGCCCACCTCCACGCAGAAGCTGGCAGGACAGATTGCCAATCCTGCTTCGGATAACTGTGCTAAGCAAGGAGGCACACCGGCCATTAAGAAGCGCGGCGATGGCGGCGAATACGGCGTGTGGATGTTTGCAGATAACAGGCAATGCGAAGAGTGGGCCATGCTCCGCGGCGAGTGTCCGGTCGGTGGCATCAAGATCACCGGCTATCTCACTCCGGCAGCTAGTGTAGTGCGTCATAAATAA
- a CDS encoding aldehyde dehydrogenase family protein, with product MYVAGQWIEGTRTQPVIHPYDGSVIDTVPVAGAADVERALASATRGARAMRRLSGHERYRILTKAAGLIGGRAEEFARTITLEEGKVLKESRVEVARAVETLTLSAEEARRIAGEIVPLDGSPGAAGQFGFTLRVPCGVAVAISPFNFPLNLVMHKVGPALAAGNSVIVKPASDTPLSALKLVEALLEAGLPEEGIQCLVGGGREIGEPLCTDPRVRKITFTGSRDVGERICRIAGIKKVTMELGSNSPVIVMPDADMEEAAAAIAATGYANAGQICISAQRIIPLRPVYASLVDALAPKVAAITTGDPLDERTAMGPMVRESEAQRVEAWVAEALSGGARLVVGGERHGAVYAPTVVADVSPRMRISCDELFGPAVAITAVDTFDEAIALANDSNYGLSAAIFTRNLDSAMRFAREAESGSIHINWGPQWRADLMPYGGLKESGFGKEGPKYAMEEMTEIKMVVMHLK from the coding sequence ATGTACGTTGCCGGGCAGTGGATCGAGGGAACGCGGACCCAGCCGGTCATCCACCCTTACGACGGCTCCGTGATTGACACGGTGCCGGTGGCCGGCGCCGCGGACGTCGAGCGCGCGCTGGCGAGCGCCACCCGCGGGGCGCGGGCCATGCGCCGGCTGAGCGGCCATGAGCGCTACCGAATCCTGACGAAAGCCGCGGGGCTGATCGGGGGACGCGCCGAGGAGTTCGCCCGCACGATTACCCTGGAAGAGGGAAAGGTCCTCAAGGAGTCTCGCGTTGAGGTCGCCCGCGCGGTCGAGACGCTGACGCTGTCGGCCGAGGAGGCCAGGCGGATCGCCGGCGAGATCGTGCCACTCGACGGATCGCCGGGCGCCGCCGGCCAGTTCGGATTCACGCTCCGCGTGCCGTGCGGCGTGGCCGTTGCCATCAGCCCGTTCAACTTCCCGCTGAACCTGGTCATGCACAAGGTCGGCCCGGCGCTGGCCGCGGGCAACAGCGTCATCGTGAAGCCGGCCAGCGACACGCCGCTGTCCGCGCTGAAGCTCGTCGAGGCGCTGCTGGAGGCGGGCCTGCCCGAGGAAGGCATCCAGTGCCTGGTCGGCGGCGGCCGGGAGATCGGCGAGCCGCTGTGCACCGATCCGCGCGTGCGCAAGATCACGTTCACCGGCAGTCGGGACGTCGGCGAACGGATCTGCCGGATCGCCGGCATCAAGAAGGTCACCATGGAGCTCGGCAGCAACTCGCCGGTCATCGTGATGCCGGACGCCGACATGGAGGAAGCCGCCGCCGCAATCGCGGCCACGGGCTACGCGAACGCCGGCCAGATCTGCATAAGCGCGCAACGGATCATCCCCCTCAGGCCCGTGTACGCGAGTCTGGTTGACGCGCTGGCCCCCAAGGTGGCCGCGATCACCACCGGCGATCCCCTGGACGAGCGGACCGCGATGGGCCCGATGGTGCGCGAATCCGAGGCGCAGCGCGTCGAGGCCTGGGTGGCGGAAGCCCTGTCCGGCGGCGCCCGGCTGGTAGTCGGTGGCGAGCGCCACGGCGCGGTCTACGCGCCGACGGTCGTGGCCGACGTCAGTCCCCGCATGCGCATCTCGTGCGACGAGCTGTTCGGACCGGCGGTCGCCATCACCGCGGTCGACACGTTTGATGAAGCCATCGCGCTGGCCAACGACTCCAACTACGGTCTCTCGGCGGCGATCTTTACCCGGAACCTAGACTCGGCGATGCGGTTCGCGCGGGAGGCCGAGTCCGGCAGTATCCACATCAACTGGGGGCCGCAGTGGCGGGCCGACCTCATGCCGTACGGCGGCCTGAAGGAGAGCGGCTTCGGCAAGGAAGGCCCTAAGTACGCAATGGAGGAGATGACCGAGATCAAGATGGTAGTGATGCACCTCAAGTAG
- a CDS encoding UxaA family hydrolase yields the protein MVHKAIAQAIAHKKGDAVAVAVGDLLPGEAVQVRVLDGSGPITVTVRDAIPLGHKLALLDVPQGQDVIEYGERIGRATQPIAVGAHVHVHNVKSARWSA from the coding sequence GTGGTCCACAAAGCCATCGCACAAGCCATCGCACACAAGAAGGGAGATGCCGTGGCGGTTGCCGTCGGCGACCTGCTGCCCGGAGAGGCCGTTCAGGTGCGCGTGCTGGACGGGTCCGGACCGATTACGGTGACGGTCCGGGACGCCATCCCGCTGGGACACAAGCTAGCGCTGCTCGACGTTCCACAGGGCCAGGACGTCATCGAGTACGGCGAGCGCATCGGCCGTGCCACCCAACCCATCGCGGTCGGCGCGCACGTGCACGTCCACAACGTGAAGAGCGCGAGGTGGTCGGCATGA